The sequence TGCTAAGGCAATGTCTGCTTACGATAAACAATTTAGTGATGCGATTTATTCTACAGAATCTGATGGTCGGTATGTTACCGAAAGTAGATTAAAAAAAATGCTTGACCACGAAACTCGTTTGATGGAAGAACGATTAGATCGAAATGAGAATCCAGAACGCGTTTATTTTAGTTACGCAAATACAGTTGCAACTATTGATTTTGCTAAAAAATTTAAAGGTCATGGTTGGGTTGGTTTACGTTTTCAGACCATTCCTAATGGTGGATACAACGAAATCATTTTGCACATTCAATTCAAAGAGAATGATGTACAATTACAACAACAAACTTTAGGAATTTTAGGTGTAAATTTAATTTATGGTGCATTTTATCAAAATAACGATCCAAAAAAATTAATTAAACATCTTTACGATCATTTAGATAAAGATCAATTAGAAATTGATACGATTAATTTTTCAGGTCCTGATTTCGAAGATGTTGATAACAGATTAATGAGTTTGTTTTTGGTAAAAAATAAAATGGCTGATGCAGTTATGTTTGCTCCTAATGGAAAAAATATTTTACCTGCAAACACGCTTTTTCGTAAAAACATATTAGTTCTTAGAGGAAGTTTCCGCCCAGTTACTGTTGTAAATATGAATATGTACGAGAATTCATTAAAACAATTTCTTGAAAGAAATTCTATTTCTGAAGCCGAAACAACTGTAATTTTTGAAATGACTTTAAATAATTTATTAAAGGAAGGTGAAATTGATGAACAAGATTTTATTGACCGTGCCGAATTATTATGTTCATTAGGACAAACTGTTATGATTTCTAATTTTAGAGAATATTATAAAGTTGTTGATTATTTAGCTCAGTACTCAAACGAAAAAATTGGATTAACGATTGGAGCTTCTAATTTACTTGATATTTTTGACGAAACATATTACAAACATTTAAGTGGTGGAATTTTTGAAGCTCTTGGAAGATTATTTAATCGAAATTTAGAAATTTACGTTTATCCTTCTAAAGAAAATAAAGATATAATTGATACTAAAAATTTAAAAGTTAGAGATTCTAAATTTCAAGTTTTATACGATTTCTTCAAAAATCAAAATCAGATGGTTGATATTTTAGAATATAATGAAACTAACTTAAATGTTTTTTCTCATGAAGTATTAGAGAAAATTAGAAATAACGAATCCGATTGGGAAAAATATTTACCTGAAAGTGTTTCTAAAATAATAAAAGATAAAAAACTTTTTGTATAAAATAAAAGACCGATTTTCGGTCTTTTATTTTAATATCTGAGAAGTATGTTGTTTAGTTTTTACTTTTAGTATTACATCTTCAATGATTCCATTTTCATCAATCACAAAAGTCGTACGATGAATACCATCATATTCTTTTCCCATAAATTTTTTTGGTCCCCAAACTCCGAAAGCATTGATAACTTCTTTATTTTCGTCTGCAAGCAATGGAAAAGGTAAATTATTTTTTTCTTTAAATTTTTGTTGACGCTCTTTACTATCAGCGCTTACACCAAGAACAACATAATTTGCAGCTAAAAAACGCTGGTAATTATCTCTTAATTCACAAGCTTCTGTTGTACAACCAGGTGTTGAAGCTTTTGGATAGAAAAAAACAACAACTTTTTTTCCTTTATAATCAGATAAATTATGAATGTTACCTAATTCATCAATTGCCGAGAAATTTGGAGCTTTATCTCCTATTTTTAAAATATTCATTTTGTTTCTTTTTGTAAAATTAGCCTTTTTTGATGATTTTTAAAATGTTTAAATACTATCTTTGTGGATAATCATCATTTAAAATGACAAAAGCCGAAAAAGTTCAATTTGTAATTGATACGTTAGAAACTTTATATCCAGAAATTCCAATTCCTTTAGATCACAAAGATCCATATACTTTATTAATTGCCGTTTTACTTTCTGCGCAATGTACTGATGTTCGTGTCAATTTAACAACACCACATTTGTTTGCTAAAGCTGATAATCCGTATGATATGATTAAATTATCAATTGATGAAATTGCGGATATTATCCGTCCATGCGGATTAGCGCCAATGAAGTCTAAAGGAATACATGGTTTGTCACAAATTTTAATTGATAAACATAATGGAATTGTTCCTGCTAATTTTGAAGATTTAGAAGAACTTCCTGCAGTTGGACATAAAACGGCGAGTGTAGTTTTAGCACAAGCTTTTGATATTCCAACTTTTCCTGTAGATACACACATTCACCGATTAATGTACCGATGGAATTTAACTAACGGAAAAAATGTCGAACAAACCGAAAAAGATGCCAAGCGAATTTTTCCAATGGAAACTTGGAATCGTTTACATTTACAAATGATTTGGTACGGACGTGAATATTCGCCAGCGCGAGGATGGGATTTAGAAAAAGACATCATCACAAAAACAATAGGAAGAAAATCAGTTTTAAACGAATATAACAAAAAAGCACTCAAATAACTGAGTGCTTTTGTTTTTAATTTAATATTGTAAAATTCTGAATCTTACAATGTGTATTAACATGTAAAGCTTTGGAATAATTTAAAATAAAATCAACCAATGATTGGTCTGGTTCTTTACATTCAATAATTTCTTCTGAGTAGTTTTTTGTCATATTTAAGTTGTTTCGTTTATATAAAAACGAAACAATTTTAAATATATTGTTAGTCATTCAAAATAATTTGATTTTTTTCGATATTTTTTCTCAAATTCAATAAAGCATAGCGCATTCGACCTAAAGCAGTATTGATACTGACTCCGGTTAAATCTGCAATTTCTTTAAAGCTCAAATCGTCATAAATACGTAAATTAATTACCTCGCGTTGGTCTTCAGGTAACATATCAATTAAACGTTTCACATCCAATTCAATCTGATTACTTATTAAAAAGTTTTCAATATTTGGACTTGAATCGACCATATAATCAAAAACAGAATATTCTTCTTTATCACGTTGCATAGGCATTTTATTGCTTTTGCGATACGAATCGACAATTAAATTATGTGAAATACGAATAACCCAGGGTAAAAATTTACCTTCTTCGTTATATTTATTTGTTTTTAATGTATGAATTACCTTGATAAAAGCATCCTGAAAAATATCATTAGCGACATCTTTATCTTGTACTTTTGAATAAATAAATCCGTAGATTTTTGATTTATGACGGTCGATTAGATGAGATAACGCAACCTCATTTCCTGATATATATTGGTTCACCAATATAGCATCTGACAAAACACAATTAGCCATAATAAACACTTTTAAGTTTTCTTAAATAAATTCTTAGTAGTATTTTTAAATTATAGGCTTCTTGTTTTTAATTGGTTTGAACTCCAAATATATAAAATAAAATTATACTTTACATTTTTATTAAAAAA comes from Flavobacterium sp. I3-2 and encodes:
- a CDS encoding endonuclease III domain-containing protein gives rise to the protein MTKAEKVQFVIDTLETLYPEIPIPLDHKDPYTLLIAVLLSAQCTDVRVNLTTPHLFAKADNPYDMIKLSIDEIADIIRPCGLAPMKSKGIHGLSQILIDKHNGIVPANFEDLEELPAVGHKTASVVLAQAFDIPTFPVDTHIHRLMYRWNLTNGKNVEQTEKDAKRIFPMETWNRLHLQMIWYGREYSPARGWDLEKDIITKTIGRKSVLNEYNKKALK
- a CDS encoding RNA polymerase sigma factor, translating into MANCVLSDAILVNQYISGNEVALSHLIDRHKSKIYGFIYSKVQDKDVANDIFQDAFIKVIHTLKTNKYNEEGKFLPWVIRISHNLIVDSYRKSNKMPMQRDKEEYSVFDYMVDSSPNIENFLISNQIELDVKRLIDMLPEDQREVINLRIYDDLSFKEIADLTGVSINTALGRMRYALLNLRKNIEKNQIILND
- the bcp gene encoding thioredoxin-dependent thiol peroxidase codes for the protein MNILKIGDKAPNFSAIDELGNIHNLSDYKGKKVVVFFYPKASTPGCTTEACELRDNYQRFLAANYVVLGVSADSKERQQKFKEKNNLPFPLLADENKEVINAFGVWGPKKFMGKEYDGIHRTTFVIDENGIIEDVILKVKTKQHTSQILK
- a CDS encoding TonB-dependent receptor, with the translated sequence MKAFENDLVLNGDRIIEHQPAISDKTLRLNLNKNIYGTFSEIGAGQETVRHFFRSGGSSRTIAKAMSAYDKQFSDAIYSTESDGRYVTESRLKKMLDHETRLMEERLDRNENPERVYFSYANTVATIDFAKKFKGHGWVGLRFQTIPNGGYNEIILHIQFKENDVQLQQQTLGILGVNLIYGAFYQNNDPKKLIKHLYDHLDKDQLEIDTINFSGPDFEDVDNRLMSLFLVKNKMADAVMFAPNGKNILPANTLFRKNILVLRGSFRPVTVVNMNMYENSLKQFLERNSISEAETTVIFEMTLNNLLKEGEIDEQDFIDRAELLCSLGQTVMISNFREYYKVVDYLAQYSNEKIGLTIGASNLLDIFDETYYKHLSGGIFEALGRLFNRNLEIYVYPSKENKDIIDTKNLKVRDSKFQVLYDFFKNQNQMVDILEYNETNLNVFSHEVLEKIRNNESDWEKYLPESVSKIIKDKKLFV